One window of the Methylocystis parvus OBBP genome contains the following:
- the dnaA gene encoding chromosomal replication initiator protein DnaA, producing the protein MSDRESSNDGISAEDQKRWERVRERLRAELGDAVYNSWFTRLELERLASETAHLTVPTKFLKSWVQSHYATRIKARVSGEFKGVERVIIDVRSSARKARARDSGSEKDSEATPILNVAEKTPAPFDAGMDSLNAAAPRRAPRTPGMRGESDSVMGSPLDRRLSFSTFLVGPSNQLAYAAACRVAEARPGETPMFNPLYAHAAVGLGKTHLLQALAHATNDNRRRAVYLTAERFMSGFVSSLNNQTSLAFKERLRAIDMLIIDDVQFLQGKSIQQEFCHTLNALIDAGRQVVVAADRPPSDLETLDERVLSRFKGGLCVDIGPLDESLRVKILQARIAAAQETQPGFHVPPDVISYVARTILTNGRDLEGAVNRLLAHVTLNGAPLTVETAETAIRDLVRTQEPRRVKIDDIQKLVASHYNISRADILSSRRTANVVRPRQIAMYLSKQLTLRSLPEIGRRFGGRDHTTVLHAVRKIEELVAKDKGLAEVIELLRRILSEQ; encoded by the coding sequence ATGTCTGATCGTGAATCATCCAATGACGGGATTTCCGCCGAGGACCAGAAACGTTGGGAGCGCGTTCGGGAGCGGCTGCGGGCCGAGCTCGGGGACGCCGTCTATAATTCCTGGTTCACGCGCCTCGAGCTCGAACGCCTTGCCAGCGAGACGGCCCATCTCACCGTGCCGACCAAATTCCTGAAAAGCTGGGTTCAGTCGCATTATGCGACGCGCATAAAGGCCCGCGTTTCCGGCGAATTCAAAGGCGTCGAGCGCGTCATCATCGACGTGCGCAGCTCGGCGCGAAAAGCCAGGGCGCGCGACTCCGGCTCCGAGAAGGACTCCGAGGCGACCCCCATCCTCAATGTCGCCGAGAAGACGCCGGCGCCTTTCGACGCGGGGATGGATTCCCTGAACGCCGCCGCGCCGCGCCGCGCGCCGCGTACGCCGGGAATGCGGGGCGAGAGCGACTCCGTCATGGGCTCGCCGCTCGACCGCCGCCTGTCTTTCTCGACTTTCCTCGTCGGTCCGTCGAACCAGCTCGCTTACGCCGCGGCCTGTCGCGTGGCGGAAGCACGTCCCGGCGAAACGCCGATGTTCAATCCGCTCTACGCGCACGCCGCGGTAGGTCTCGGCAAGACGCATCTCCTGCAAGCGCTCGCTCATGCGACCAACGACAATCGCCGACGCGCTGTCTATCTCACGGCCGAGCGATTTATGAGCGGCTTCGTGTCGTCGCTCAACAATCAGACGTCGCTCGCTTTCAAGGAGCGTCTGCGCGCGATCGACATGCTGATCATCGACGACGTGCAATTTCTGCAGGGCAAGTCGATCCAGCAGGAATTCTGTCACACGCTGAACGCGCTGATCGACGCCGGCCGTCAGGTCGTCGTCGCTGCGGACCGGCCGCCGTCCGATCTCGAAACGCTCGACGAACGCGTCCTCTCGCGCTTCAAAGGCGGACTTTGCGTCGATATCGGCCCGCTCGACGAGTCTTTGCGCGTGAAGATTTTGCAGGCGCGCATCGCCGCGGCGCAGGAGACGCAGCCGGGCTTCCATGTGCCGCCAGACGTCATCAGCTATGTCGCGCGAACGATCCTGACGAATGGCCGCGACCTCGAAGGCGCCGTGAATCGCCTTCTGGCGCATGTCACGCTCAATGGCGCGCCGCTCACCGTCGAGACGGCCGAGACCGCGATCCGCGACCTCGTGCGCACGCAGGAGCCCAGGCGCGTCAAGATCGACGACATCCAGAAGCTCGTCGCCTCGCATTACAATATTTCACGCGCGGATATTCTGTCGTCGCGCCGCACGGCGAATGTCGTGCGTCCGCGCCAGATCGCCATGTATCTGTCGAAGCAATTGACGCTGCGCTCGCTCCCGGAGATCGGCCGCCGCTTCGGCGGACGCGATCACACGACCGTGCTGCACGCCGTGCGCAAGATCGAGGAGCTTGTCGCGAAGGACAAGGGCCTTGCGGAAGTAATCGAGTTGCTGAGGCGGATTTTGAGCGAGCAGTAA
- a CDS encoding polyamine ABC transporter substrate-binding protein, with protein MKKILVALLFALACAPASAAERVVNIFNWSDYVDPGVLEDFTRETGVKVVYDTYDSNEMLESRLLAGATGYDIVVPSATFLQRQIKAGVLQPIDRKRLANAGNIWTEIDGRLSAYDPGSAHAINYMWYTTGVAYNVAKVKERIGRPITSWDQALKPENLKKLADCGVYVLDSPEDIFAITLNYLKLDPNSKSEADLKRAADHLAGLRRFIKKFHSSEYINALANGDICVAIGWAGDSLQARNRAREAGSDVEIAYAIPSEGTLMSLDNLAIPIDAPHLAEAYLFIDYLLRPDVAARNTKATNFANGVGPSRALIDRSIADDPSVYPGEGTMHRLFTVTTPNQPEQKFITRLWTMVKTGR; from the coding sequence ATGAAAAAAATTCTTGTCGCCCTTCTGTTCGCTCTCGCCTGTGCGCCCGCCTCGGCGGCGGAGCGCGTCGTCAATATTTTCAATTGGAGCGACTATGTCGACCCGGGCGTTCTGGAGGACTTCACGCGCGAGACGGGCGTCAAAGTCGTCTATGACACTTACGACTCGAACGAGATGCTCGAGTCGCGCCTGCTCGCCGGCGCGACCGGTTACGACATTGTCGTCCCCTCGGCGACCTTCCTACAACGCCAGATCAAGGCGGGCGTGCTGCAGCCGATCGACCGGAAACGTCTCGCCAACGCCGGCAATATCTGGACCGAGATCGACGGACGGCTCTCCGCTTACGATCCGGGCAGCGCGCACGCGATCAACTATATGTGGTACACGACCGGCGTCGCCTATAACGTCGCGAAGGTCAAGGAGCGCATCGGCAGGCCGATCACGAGCTGGGACCAGGCGCTCAAACCCGAAAATCTGAAGAAGCTCGCCGATTGCGGCGTCTATGTTCTCGACAGCCCCGAAGACATTTTCGCGATTACGCTGAATTACCTCAAGCTCGATCCCAACTCGAAGAGCGAAGCCGATCTCAAGCGCGCCGCCGACCATCTCGCGGGGCTGCGGCGCTTCATCAAGAAATTCCATTCGTCCGAATATATCAACGCGCTCGCCAATGGCGACATCTGCGTCGCGATCGGCTGGGCGGGCGACAGCCTGCAGGCGCGCAACCGTGCGCGCGAAGCCGGCTCCGACGTCGAGATCGCCTATGCGATCCCGAGCGAAGGCACCCTGATGTCGCTGGATAATCTTGCTATCCCGATCGACGCCCCGCATCTCGCCGAGGCCTATCTCTTCATCGATTATCTGCTGCGCCCGGATGTGGCGGCGCGCAACACCAAGGCGACCAACTTCGCGAACGGCGTCGGCCCGTCGCGCGCGCTGATCGACAGATCGATCGCCGACGATCCTTCCGTCTATCCCGGCGAAGGAACGATGCATCGGCTCTTCACCGTCACCACGCCCAATCAGCCCGAGCAGAAATTCATCACCCGTCTTTGGACGATGGTGAAGACGGGACGGTAG
- a CDS encoding MmcB family DNA repair protein has protein sequence MTAVPEVCGRPEATRHVTRGARRYLRACGFAVIGELPLPNGRRADLVALAPDGGLRIVEVKSSQEDFRADQKWTWYRDYCDRFYFAIPVDLDAGPFPEDAGLIVADAHGAMVAREAPALRLPPASRKAMLVRFGALAAERYCALAFGDERLEG, from the coding sequence ATGACGGCAGTCCCGGAAGTCTGCGGTCGGCCAGAGGCGACGCGGCATGTCACGCGCGGCGCGCGGCGTTATTTGCGCGCCTGCGGCTTCGCCGTGATCGGCGAATTGCCTTTGCCCAACGGACGCCGCGCCGATCTGGTGGCGCTCGCGCCGGATGGCGGCTTGCGCATCGTCGAGGTGAAGTCCTCGCAAGAGGATTTTCGCGCCGACCAGAAATGGACTTGGTATCGCGACTATTGCGACCGTTTCTATTTCGCGATCCCCGTCGATCTTGACGCGGGGCCTTTCCCCGAAGACGCCGGCCTCATCGTCGCGGACGCGCATGGGGCCATGGTTGCGCGAGAGGCGCCGGCGCTCCGCCTGCCGCCCGCGAGCCGGAAGGCGATGCTGGTGCGCTTCGGAGCTTTGGCGGCGGAGCGTTATTGCGCGCTGGCCTTCGGGGACGAAAGGCTGGAAGGGTAA
- a CDS encoding ActR/PrrA/RegA family redox response regulator transcription factor, which yields MNREDIGETEHDDAEALAAPGLPEDRSLLILDDDKPFLHRLARAMEQRGFVVTQCETVAEGLAALESVPPAFAIIDMRLNDGNGLDVIQRLKEARPDARGIILTGYGNIATAVTAVKLGAFDYLAKPADADEIYHALMATTIDKPDAQENPMSADRVRWEHIQRVFESCDRNVSETARRLNMHRRTLQRILAKRAPR from the coding sequence ATGAACCGCGAAGACATCGGAGAAACGGAACACGACGACGCCGAAGCGCTCGCCGCGCCCGGCCTTCCGGAAGACCGCTCCCTGCTGATCCTGGACGACGACAAGCCCTTCCTGCATCGTTTGGCGCGCGCCATGGAGCAGCGCGGTTTCGTCGTCACGCAATGCGAAACCGTCGCCGAGGGTCTCGCAGCGCTCGAATCCGTCCCGCCGGCTTTCGCGATCATCGACATGCGTCTCAATGACGGCAACGGCCTCGACGTCATCCAGCGACTCAAGGAAGCGCGTCCGGATGCGCGCGGCATCATCCTCACCGGTTACGGCAATATCGCAACAGCGGTGACGGCGGTGAAGCTCGGCGCCTTCGACTATCTCGCCAAGCCCGCGGATGCGGATGAGATTTACCACGCGCTGATGGCGACGACGATCGACAAACCCGACGCCCAGGAAAATCCGATGTCGGCGGATCGGGTGCGCTGGGAACATATCCAGCGCGTGTTCGAATCCTGCGACCGGAACGTCTCGGAGACGGCGCGCCGCCTCAATATGCACCGACGCACGCTACAACGGATTCTCGCCAAGCGCGCGCCGCGCTGA